A window from Halomicrobium urmianum encodes these proteins:
- a CDS encoding RNA-guided endonuclease InsQ/TnpB family protein: MTELTKTLELKLVDPNAHKRRKLQETRDAYQQALADAFDAGCTTQTEANDVVVNYDLSGYAKNALKKYVPQLTTTYNADELHDDHPVRFTNEGLRLDHNPQNAIEWYVKIPHHEDYHLWLPAQPNPDQREWLEAVNAGDAEMGERRLFQRDETWYLHVTATRGVEDCSGVAADERTPIGVDIGEASLATVCHRDEGGSPTRPELWADEGKTVRRLRKTYFTATRRLQERGSDRIAESFGDALWNHIDDVFHCVTRDVVEHAESVPNQVLVLEDLTYIRESMDYGEYMNRRLHGWAFAKLHAQIRYKAVETGIPVETVNPRNTSKECHACGEVGYRPKQATFKCTNDGCWMGEYQADVNGAINIADRYLSGESRSREHEIDDDSAEDGACLTAPQDSHADGATQQETRGTYAS, encoded by the coding sequence ATGACCGAGCTCACCAAGACGCTGGAGTTGAAGCTGGTCGACCCGAACGCGCACAAACGGCGGAAACTCCAAGAGACGCGCGACGCCTACCAGCAGGCCCTCGCCGATGCGTTCGACGCTGGTTGCACCACTCAAACTGAAGCGAACGACGTGGTGGTCAACTACGACCTATCAGGGTACGCGAAAAACGCCCTCAAGAAGTACGTCCCGCAGTTGACGACGACGTACAATGCAGATGAGCTACACGACGACCACCCAGTTCGGTTCACAAACGAGGGGCTCCGGCTCGATCACAACCCCCAGAACGCTATCGAGTGGTACGTCAAAATTCCGCACCACGAGGACTACCACCTCTGGCTGCCAGCACAACCGAACCCCGACCAACGGGAGTGGTTAGAAGCCGTGAACGCTGGTGACGCGGAGATGGGTGAGCGTCGGCTCTTCCAGCGGGATGAGACGTGGTATCTCCACGTCACCGCCACCCGCGGCGTGGAGGACTGTTCCGGGGTGGCCGCTGACGAACGAACGCCGATCGGAGTCGATATCGGGGAAGCGTCACTCGCCACGGTGTGTCACCGCGACGAGGGCGGTTCTCCGACCCGTCCCGAGCTGTGGGCCGACGAGGGCAAGACCGTTCGTCGGCTCCGCAAAACCTACTTCACCGCCACGCGACGGCTCCAAGAACGCGGCAGCGACCGTATCGCCGAGTCGTTCGGCGACGCCCTGTGGAACCACATCGACGACGTGTTCCACTGTGTCACCCGCGACGTCGTCGAGCACGCCGAGTCTGTCCCGAACCAAGTGCTGGTTCTGGAAGACCTGACCTACATTCGGGAGTCGATGGACTACGGTGAGTATATGAATCGCCGTCTTCACGGCTGGGCGTTCGCCAAACTCCACGCGCAGATACGGTACAAGGCTGTCGAGACGGGAATTCCCGTCGAGACGGTGAATCCGCGCAACACCTCGAAAGAGTGCCACGCGTGTGGTGAAGTGGGGTATCGTCCGAAGCAGGCGACGTTCAAATGCACGAACGACGGCTGCTGGATGGGCGAATACCAGGCAGACGTGAACGGGGCGATAAACATCGCGGACCGCTACCTCAGCGGAGAGAGTCGGTCCAGAGAACACGAGATCGACGATGACTCGGCTGAGGATGGGGCGTGTTTGACCGCGCCACAAGACAGCCACGCCGATGGTGCAACCCAGCAAGAGACGCGTGGAACGTATGCGTCTTGA
- the tnpA gene encoding IS200/IS605 family transposase — protein sequence MKTTRHATYTLNYHIVWLPKYRNSVLSGEVADRVRDILHEIADDKGVEILDLTVRPDHVHLFVSSPPKHAPSLLANWFKGIPSRKYNHRYADTEDEKIRWARGYYAGTAGHVSSETVQDYIQRHEEGEQ from the coding sequence ATGAAGACCACACGGCACGCGACCTACACTCTCAACTACCACATAGTGTGGTTGCCGAAGTACCGCAACTCGGTACTCTCCGGGGAGGTCGCAGACCGTGTGCGAGACATCCTCCACGAGATCGCCGACGACAAGGGTGTAGAGATACTCGACCTGACCGTTCGACCCGACCACGTTCACCTGTTCGTCAGCAGCCCGCCGAAACACGCCCCATCGCTTCTCGCCAACTGGTTCAAGGGGATTCCCTCACGGAAGTACAACCACCGCTACGCCGACACCGAAGACGAAAAGATTCGCTGGGCGCGGGGCTACTACGCAGGGACGGCGGGCCACGTGTCCAGTGAGACGGTTCAGGACTACATCCAGCGTCACGAAGAGGGCGAGCAATGA
- a CDS encoding adenosylhomocysteinase, with amino-acid sequence MTEPITEQLSDPESAREEGRRKMDWASQHMPILESLRETFEDERPFEGERIGMAMHVEAKTAVLAETLAAAGAEVAITGCNPLSTHDDVSAALDAVAGVTSYARRGVGDEEYYEAIESVIAHEPTITVDDGMDLVAAIHEDYPELIDTIVGGAEETTTGVHRLRAMDEDGELDYPVFAVNDTPMKRLFDNVHGTGESSLASIAMTTNLSWAGKTVVVAGYGYCGKGVARKAAGQNADVVVTEVEPRRALEAHMEGYEVMPMAEAAEEGDVFITTTGNRDVIVEEHFERMDDGVLLANAGHFDVEIDLDALGDLAVDTYEARDGVQAYELDDGRRLNVLAEGRLVNLATPVALGHPVEVMDQSFGVQAVVVRELVENGDAYEAGVHEVPDELDEEVAEIKLAAEGVEFDELTDTQAEYMDSWQHGT; translated from the coding sequence ATGACCGAACCCATCACCGAGCAGCTATCGGATCCGGAATCGGCCCGCGAGGAGGGTCGGCGGAAGATGGACTGGGCGAGCCAGCACATGCCCATCCTCGAATCGCTGCGCGAGACCTTCGAGGACGAGCGGCCCTTCGAGGGCGAGCGCATCGGCATGGCGATGCACGTCGAGGCCAAGACCGCAGTACTGGCGGAGACGCTCGCGGCGGCCGGCGCGGAAGTCGCCATCACGGGCTGTAACCCCCTCTCCACGCACGACGACGTCAGCGCGGCGCTGGACGCGGTGGCGGGCGTCACTTCCTACGCCCGCCGCGGCGTCGGCGACGAGGAGTACTACGAAGCCATCGAGTCCGTCATCGCCCACGAGCCGACGATCACCGTCGACGACGGGATGGATCTGGTGGCGGCGATCCACGAGGACTACCCCGAACTGATCGACACCATCGTCGGCGGGGCCGAGGAGACCACCACGGGCGTCCACCGCCTGCGCGCGATGGACGAGGACGGCGAACTCGACTACCCCGTCTTCGCCGTCAACGACACGCCGATGAAGCGGCTGTTCGACAACGTCCACGGCACCGGCGAGTCCTCCCTCGCGTCGATCGCCATGACGACGAACCTCTCGTGGGCCGGCAAGACCGTCGTGGTGGCGGGCTACGGCTACTGCGGCAAGGGCGTCGCCAGGAAGGCCGCCGGCCAGAACGCCGACGTCGTCGTCACCGAGGTCGAGCCCCGCCGCGCGCTGGAGGCCCACATGGAGGGGTACGAGGTCATGCCGATGGCCGAGGCCGCCGAGGAGGGCGACGTGTTCATCACGACGACGGGCAATCGAGACGTCATCGTCGAGGAGCACTTCGAGCGGATGGACGACGGCGTCCTGCTGGCCAACGCCGGCCACTTCGACGTCGAGATCGACCTCGACGCGCTGGGAGACCTCGCGGTCGACACCTACGAGGCACGCGACGGCGTGCAGGCCTACGAGCTGGACGACGGCCGCCGCCTGAACGTACTCGCGGAGGGGCGGCTGGTGAATCTGGCCACACCCGTCGCGCTGGGCCACCCGGTCGAGGTCATGGACCAGAGCTTCGGCGTCCAGGCCGTCGTGGTGCGGGAACTGGTCGAGAACGGCGACGCCTACGAGGCCGGCGTCCACGAGGTCCCCGACGAACTGGACGAGGAGGTCGCCGAGATCAAGCTCGCCGCTGAAGGCGTCGAGTTCGACGAACTGACCGACACGCAGGCGGAGTACATGGACTCCTGGCAGCACGGGACGTAG